The window GATAAACGATTTTGATATTATTTTTAGACTTTTATTGTCGATATTATTAGGAGGCTTAGTAGGTTGGGAAAGAGAGAAAGAAGAGAAGCCTGCAGGCCTTAGAACTCATATTTTAGTCTCTCTTGGTTCTACCTTAATAATGATAGTATCCGCATATGGATTTTTGGGAAAATATCAAGCAGATCCAGGAAGAATTGCTGCACAGGTAATAACTGGTATTGGCTTTATAGGTGCAGGAACCATATTAAGGACAGGATCAACCATAAAGGGACTTACTACGGCTGCAAGTATATGGACTGTATCAGGAATTGGTTTAGCTATTGGAATAGGTTTCTATTTGCCTGCAATTTTTACTACTCTATTGGTGGTGGCAACATTGATTTTTGCTCGTAAGTTAGAGATATCTGTCATTGGTAGTCATAGACTTCTTTCTCTAAGATGTGTAATAGAGGATAAACCTGGTTCCATTGAAAATATAGGTAATTTAATGGAAAAATTAAATGTAGAAATAAAGAAAATTGAACTTTTATCCTATAAGGAAGGTAGAATAATTTTAAATATTTTTCTAAAGCTTCCTGCAAGATTTTCGGAGAAAGAATTA of the Dictyoglomus sp. genome contains:
- a CDS encoding MgtC/SapB family protein; the encoded protein is MINDFDIIFRLLLSILLGGLVGWEREKEEKPAGLRTHILVSLGSTLIMIVSAYGFLGKYQADPGRIAAQVITGIGFIGAGTILRTGSTIKGLTTAASIWTVSGIGLAIGIGFYLPAIFTTLLVVATLIFARKLEISVIGSHRLLSLRCVIEDKPGSIENIGNLMEKLNVEIKKIELLSYKEGRIILNIFLKLPARFSEKELITKIAELNNVKRIEWI